The following proteins are encoded in a genomic region of Reichenbachiella sp.:
- a CDS encoding tetratricopeptide repeat protein, translating into MRQILSLFIIGLLAHELPAQQQKIDSLEKAAASYLFQDSVKVDLYNLIAFEVINTNPDKGRKYATQGYELAKQIGYQNGYARGLNLVGSSLLTIGEYDTALEFYLASLKVYEQSQYQMGIFITYNNIGELYEKKFQYKEALQYHKKSLALKNKHLRGRKPIMSYVNLGQIYYRLNYLDSAINHFQIGEQMAKEENRPRAIAYAQTGIGKVLAKQKDYTSALTFLNQANEIYQQREDYLGMSGIALEKAKISIANNQFDQSKLLVEETIKFADIVNAKELKLEALALQYKTDSTLNDFEAAFLSMRKLHKLASEIFDIAKEKQLQTIQAKFEFEESQRLQDELLKEKETSQKIVRYQRTIIAGIAVILLLISIIAILFYYQVKKQARLNRLLKDKNREIKEKALELEILNNNLEQIVEERTSVIQKKDVKLKEYSFLNAHIVRGPLANILGLTKLLKGDMEENEKREMIDHLYYSADKLDDVLTDIKKKLEKGEMIN; encoded by the coding sequence ATGCGCCAAATCCTTTCCTTGTTTATCATAGGCCTTTTAGCCCACGAGCTACCGGCCCAGCAGCAGAAAATAGATAGCTTAGAAAAAGCTGCAGCTTCCTATCTGTTTCAAGACTCAGTGAAGGTCGATTTATACAATCTTATTGCCTTCGAAGTAATAAACACTAATCCAGATAAAGGAAGGAAATATGCCACACAAGGTTATGAACTAGCCAAACAGATAGGTTATCAAAACGGGTATGCACGAGGCCTAAACCTAGTGGGCAGTTCGCTGCTCACCATCGGAGAATACGACACAGCCCTAGAGTTCTATTTGGCCTCCTTGAAGGTATATGAGCAGTCGCAATATCAAATGGGCATTTTCATCACCTACAACAATATTGGTGAGCTGTACGAAAAAAAGTTTCAGTATAAAGAAGCATTACAATACCATAAAAAATCCTTAGCGCTAAAAAACAAACACCTGCGAGGTAGAAAACCAATTATGTCCTATGTCAATCTGGGACAGATTTACTATCGATTAAACTATCTCGATTCGGCCATTAACCATTTTCAAATTGGGGAACAAATGGCCAAGGAGGAAAACAGGCCTCGAGCTATTGCCTATGCGCAAACTGGCATCGGGAAAGTTTTGGCTAAACAAAAAGACTACACCTCAGCACTTACCTTTCTTAATCAAGCCAATGAGATTTATCAACAACGAGAAGACTATTTGGGCATGTCCGGAATTGCGTTGGAAAAAGCAAAAATTTCAATAGCTAATAATCAATTTGATCAATCCAAATTATTAGTAGAGGAAACTATCAAATTTGCTGACATAGTAAATGCCAAGGAACTCAAGCTAGAAGCACTGGCTCTGCAATACAAAACAGACTCTACTTTAAACGACTTTGAGGCCGCATTTCTCTCCATGAGAAAATTGCATAAACTCGCAAGCGAAATTTTTGATATTGCGAAAGAAAAACAACTGCAAACTATTCAGGCAAAATTCGAATTTGAGGAAAGTCAACGCTTGCAAGATGAGTTATTGAAAGAAAAAGAAACGAGTCAGAAGATAGTTAGATACCAAAGAACGATCATCGCAGGAATTGCCGTCATTTTACTCCTGATCAGTATCATCGCCATATTGTTTTACTATCAGGTAAAAAAACAAGCGCGTCTCAATCGACTACTTAAAGATAAAAACCGCGAAATCAAAGAGAAGGCGCTCGAGTTGGAAATTCTCAACAACAATCTTGAGCAAATTGTGGAAGAACGAACCAGTGTAATTCAAAAGAAAGACGTTAAACTCAAAGAATACTCCTTCTTAAATGCACACATAGTAAGAGGACCATTGGCTAACATCCTTGGACTCACCAAACTCCTCAAAGGTGATATGGAGGAAAATGAGAAAAGGGAAATGATTGATCACCTCTACTATTCTGCAGACAAGCTGGATGATGTACTTACCGACATCAAAAAGAAACTGGAAAAAGGGGAAATGATCAACTAG
- the moaA gene encoding GTP 3',8-cyclase MoaA, which translates to MTNSPMTKLVDSWNREIDYLRIAVTDRCNLRCFYCMPAEGIDYLPKKELLSYEEIIRLATVFASLGIKKIRLTGGEPFLRKNFISLLRNLKGIAGIEAVHITTNGVLTAPYLDEMKEIGVDGVNLSLDSLNRENFHKITRRDEFDTVMKTLEGLTHRGFNTKINMVVMHGKNTHEVIDMAQLASDRNISVRFIEEMPFNGSEMAASQKNWSHTRILKELTKAFPSLKKLDSDPSNPATLYQVAGHLGNIGIIPAFSRTFCGACNRIRLTATGTIKNCLYDEGVLDIKSLLRSNKKDDELREILVATVQKREKDGFAAERNRKVDKNISESMSSIGG; encoded by the coding sequence ATGACAAATTCTCCTATGACCAAACTGGTAGACTCATGGAATCGAGAGATTGATTACCTCAGAATAGCGGTGACTGATCGATGCAATCTGCGTTGTTTTTATTGCATGCCGGCGGAGGGGATTGACTATTTACCAAAGAAAGAACTGCTGTCCTATGAAGAGATCATTCGGTTGGCTACGGTATTCGCTTCTTTGGGAATTAAAAAAATCAGACTCACTGGTGGAGAACCATTTTTAAGAAAGAATTTCATCTCGCTGTTGAGAAACCTAAAAGGAATTGCAGGAATTGAAGCAGTTCATATTACTACCAATGGGGTGCTTACAGCACCCTACCTCGATGAAATGAAAGAGATTGGGGTAGACGGGGTAAATCTTAGCTTGGATAGTTTGAATAGAGAAAATTTCCACAAGATTACCAGAAGGGATGAATTCGATACCGTGATGAAAACACTGGAGGGGCTAACTCATCGTGGATTTAACACTAAGATCAATATGGTGGTGATGCATGGTAAAAACACTCATGAAGTGATTGATATGGCTCAGCTGGCCAGTGATCGAAACATCAGCGTTCGGTTCATTGAAGAAATGCCGTTTAATGGATCTGAAATGGCTGCTTCACAGAAAAATTGGAGTCACACGCGTATTTTGAAGGAACTTACGAAGGCTTTTCCTTCCCTGAAAAAATTGGATTCTGACCCTAGCAATCCAGCCACCTTATATCAAGTTGCGGGACATTTAGGGAATATTGGAATCATTCCGGCTTTCTCTCGAACATTCTGTGGGGCTTGCAATCGAATACGTCTGACCGCTACAGGTACTATTAAGAATTGCCTTTATGATGAAGGGGTATTGGATATAAAGAGCCTGCTTAGAAGCAATAAAAAAGATGATGAACTCCGAGAGATCTTAGTGGCTACGGTGCAAAAAAGAGAAAAGGATGGCTTCGCTGCTGAACGCAACCGAAAAGTAGACAAGAATATATCAGAATCTATGTCGTCGATCGGCGGTTGA
- a CDS encoding Lrp/AsnC family transcriptional regulator yields MIIDNTDIQILEMLQNDAKTKMKDIANAIGMTITPVYERIKKLERNGIIENYTISVNPKNLGYQLVAYCSVTLKEHSKDNLRKFEAGIQDLHQVLECNHLSGNFDYLLKVVVRNMEDYQLFISNQLAALDNIGQVQSYFVMKAIKESIFSCKNALSEDK; encoded by the coding sequence ATGATCATAGACAATACAGATATTCAAATATTAGAAATGCTACAGAATGATGCAAAAACCAAAATGAAGGACATTGCAAATGCGATAGGCATGACCATCACTCCTGTGTATGAAAGGATAAAAAAATTAGAACGAAATGGAATCATCGAAAACTATACCATCAGTGTGAATCCAAAAAACTTAGGTTACCAATTAGTAGCCTACTGCAGCGTCACATTAAAGGAGCACTCAAAAGATAATCTTAGAAAGTTTGAGGCTGGCATTCAAGACTTACATCAAGTTCTTGAATGCAATCACTTATCAGGAAATTTCGACTACCTACTCAAAGTGGTAGTTAGAAATATGGAGGACTATCAACTCTTTATTTCTAATCAATTAGCGGCTCTGGACAATATCGGACAAGTACAAAGTTACTTTGTGATGAAAGCCATCAAAGAGAGTATATTCTCCTGTAAAAATGCGCTCTCGGAGGATAAGTAA
- a CDS encoding cystathionine gamma-synthase family protein, translating to MKQQFSPESLMMSHGYDPKLSEGAIKCPIFQTSTFVFNSAEEGKAFFEVAYGLREQEKGEKLGLIYSRLNNPDLEILENRLCLWDGAEDCAVFESGMSAISTCLMEFLKPGDLLLYSSPVYGGTDHFINQILTKFGIHVVGFYPDSSKEEIETIIKDTGHADRLTMIYIETPANPTNSLIDMHMCRQIADQYSKEDQPVYLAVDNTYMGPLWQHPLKHGADFVLYSATKYIGGHSDVIAGACLGSKEHMTRIKGLRTFLGNMAGPWTGWLLMRSLETLKARMELQALNASKVADYLNDHNSIKKVYYMGFLKEDDPEQHEIYQRQCSSAGAMISFEIEGGEKEAFRFINSLKLIKLAVSLGSTESLIQHPATMTHAGVNPEEKLRIGIKENLIRLSVGVENPKDLIWDLKQALT from the coding sequence ATGAAACAGCAGTTTAGCCCTGAAAGTCTGATGATGTCTCATGGGTATGATCCCAAATTATCAGAAGGAGCCATTAAGTGCCCAATCTTTCAAACGTCCACTTTTGTTTTTAATTCAGCCGAAGAAGGCAAGGCCTTTTTTGAAGTAGCTTATGGCTTAAGAGAACAAGAAAAGGGAGAAAAGTTAGGTTTGATTTACAGCCGACTTAACAATCCCGACCTGGAAATTTTAGAAAACAGATTGTGTCTATGGGATGGTGCTGAGGATTGTGCTGTTTTCGAGAGCGGCATGTCGGCCATTTCTACCTGCCTGATGGAGTTTTTAAAGCCGGGAGATCTGTTGCTTTATAGCTCGCCGGTTTATGGAGGTACCGATCATTTTATCAATCAAATATTGACGAAGTTTGGAATCCATGTAGTCGGATTTTATCCAGATAGCTCGAAGGAAGAAATTGAAACAATAATCAAAGACACTGGTCACGCCGATCGTCTGACCATGATTTATATAGAAACCCCTGCCAACCCAACCAACAGTTTGATAGATATGCATATGTGTCGACAGATTGCAGATCAATATTCCAAAGAAGATCAGCCTGTATATCTAGCAGTGGATAATACTTATATGGGGCCGTTGTGGCAGCACCCGTTAAAACATGGTGCTGACTTCGTTCTTTACTCGGCCACCAAATACATAGGTGGGCATAGCGATGTGATCGCCGGAGCTTGTCTCGGCTCCAAAGAGCACATGACTAGAATCAAAGGGCTTCGAACTTTCCTGGGTAATATGGCAGGGCCTTGGACGGGGTGGTTACTCATGCGAAGCTTAGAAACTTTAAAGGCTAGAATGGAACTGCAAGCACTTAATGCGTCTAAAGTGGCCGACTATTTAAATGATCATAATTCTATAAAGAAAGTCTATTACATGGGATTTTTGAAGGAAGATGATCCAGAGCAGCATGAAATATATCAAAGGCAATGCAGCTCCGCTGGCGCTATGATTTCATTTGAAATTGAAGGAGGCGAAAAGGAAGCCTTTCGGTTCATAAATAGCTTAAAATTGATCAAGCTGGCTGTGAGTCTTGGAAGTACAGAGTCACTCATTCAGCATCCAGCTACCATGACTCATGCTGGAGTAAACCCAGAAGAGAAGTTGAGAATAGGCATCAAAGAAAACCTGATCAGACTATCCGTGGGAGTGGAAAACCCCAAGGATTTAATATGGGATTTGAAACAAGCGTTAACATAA